The Mauremys reevesii isolate NIE-2019 linkage group 13, ASM1616193v1, whole genome shotgun sequence genome contains a region encoding:
- the PSMF1 gene encoding proteasome inhibitor PI31 subunit isoform X2, producing MQLYVCVWFCKQPGPNERKSELLPAGWNADKDLYTLRYKSMDDRHELLLKAIMVDTSMILNVMDCSSKQVADLTLTVADYIDPEHLADFHRVYKNIEELQTRVVTGIISPLQAPKEKGDPKKEAKPEKTVPPASTEDYDPLRIPPWQPLGGRQPSWPDPRDPFAVGGEDLDPFGGRRGGMIADPLRSRFRRPLIDPSSGLPNRLPPGAVPPGARFDPFGPGGGRPAGPDPDHLPPPGYDDMFM from the exons ATGCAGCTGTATGTTTgtgtctggttttgtaagcag CCGGGTCCCAATGAAAGGAAGTCGGAGCTGCTGCCGGCCGGGTGGAATGCCGACAAGGACCTGTACACGCTGCGATACAAGTCCATGGACGACCGCCACGAGCTCCTGCTGAAGGCGATCATGGTGGACACCAGCATGATTCTCAACGTCATG GATTGCAGCTCAAAGCAGGTGGCTGATTTGACCTTGACAGTGGCAGATTACATCGACCCGGAGCACTTGGCTGATTTCCACAG GGTGTACAAGAACATTGAGGAGCTGCAGACCAGGGTTGTCACAGGCATCATCTCTCCGTTGCAGGCTCCCAAAGAGAAGGGTGACCCCAAAAAGGAGGCCAAGCCCGAGAAGACAGTCCCGCCTGCCTCCACTGAGGATTATGACCCCTTGAGGATTCCTCCCTGGCAGCCTCTGGGTGGCCGGCAGCCATCCTG GCCTGATCCCCGGGACCCCTTTGCTGTGGGTGGAGAGGACCTGGACCCCTTTGG gGGCCGGAGGGGCGGTATGATCGCCGATCCACTCCGCTCCAGATTTCGAAGGCCTCTTATCGACCCATCGTCAGGTCTCCCAAACAGGCTTCCTCCTGGGGCTGTTCCCCCAGGTGCCAGATTCGACCCATTTGGACCAGGGGGCGGCCGTCCTGCAGG GCCAGATCCAGATCACCTTCCCCCTCCGGGGTACGACGACATGTTCATGTGA
- the PSMF1 gene encoding proteasome inhibitor PI31 subunit isoform X1, whose translation MAGLELLYASQAPGLSRPQDSLLCFVHWQLVTHQYRALGTGDQPGPNERKSELLPAGWNADKDLYTLRYKSMDDRHELLLKAIMVDTSMILNVMDCSSKQVADLTLTVADYIDPEHLADFHRVYKNIEELQTRVVTGIISPLQAPKEKGDPKKEAKPEKTVPPASTEDYDPLRIPPWQPLGGRQPSWPDPRDPFAVGGEDLDPFGGRRGGMIADPLRSRFRRPLIDPSSGLPNRLPPGAVPPGARFDPFGPGGGRPAGPDPDHLPPPGYDDMFM comes from the exons ATGGCCGGCCTGGAGCTGCTCTACGCCTCGCAGGCGCCCGGCCTCTCCCGCCCGCAGGACTCGCTGCTCTGCTTCGTGCACTGGCAGCTGGTCACGCACCAGTACCGCGCGCTGGGCACCGGGGACCAG CCGGGTCCCAATGAAAGGAAGTCGGAGCTGCTGCCGGCCGGGTGGAATGCCGACAAGGACCTGTACACGCTGCGATACAAGTCCATGGACGACCGCCACGAGCTCCTGCTGAAGGCGATCATGGTGGACACCAGCATGATTCTCAACGTCATG GATTGCAGCTCAAAGCAGGTGGCTGATTTGACCTTGACAGTGGCAGATTACATCGACCCGGAGCACTTGGCTGATTTCCACAG GGTGTACAAGAACATTGAGGAGCTGCAGACCAGGGTTGTCACAGGCATCATCTCTCCGTTGCAGGCTCCCAAAGAGAAGGGTGACCCCAAAAAGGAGGCCAAGCCCGAGAAGACAGTCCCGCCTGCCTCCACTGAGGATTATGACCCCTTGAGGATTCCTCCCTGGCAGCCTCTGGGTGGCCGGCAGCCATCCTG GCCTGATCCCCGGGACCCCTTTGCTGTGGGTGGAGAGGACCTGGACCCCTTTGG gGGCCGGAGGGGCGGTATGATCGCCGATCCACTCCGCTCCAGATTTCGAAGGCCTCTTATCGACCCATCGTCAGGTCTCCCAAACAGGCTTCCTCCTGGGGCTGTTCCCCCAGGTGCCAGATTCGACCCATTTGGACCAGGGGGCGGCCGTCCTGCAGG GCCAGATCCAGATCACCTTCCCCCTCCGGGGTACGACGACATGTTCATGTGA